The DNA segment GGGTCGCAATTACCTCAAGGGCAAGAATGGTGACCGCATCAACGCCCTATTAGTCGCTTGTGGTTTCAACCTCAAAAAGCTCGGGCGATGGTTTGTTGAAAACCCCCGCCCTGTCACACCGAATTTGCCCTAACCGCTGAGGTTTTTCAGGGACGACTAACTAACCTGTTTTACTCTTCGAACTCGGGTTCGGGTTGCTTTACGGTTTCCGGAATTGTGAATGCCTGAGGCTTATAGTCAGAAGGGGGATCGCTGGTTTCTGGTGCCCACGGATCGGCATCGCTACCAGTGGATTCGTCCGATTCCGCTGCGGCTACGGATGCTTCGACGTCGACTTCTGCTGGCGGTTCGGCAACGGATGGTGCCGGTGCCGATGTTGGCGCTGGCGCTGATTCGATAACTTCGGCGTATTCAACGTCCTGAAAGTCACTTTGAGGCGGTGTTTGCTCAAATGGCTCCGGATAACGGTTATCGTCTTCGCGATAATCCTCGCTCCAGTTCTCCGGTTCTTGGCGCATCTGTTGCCGCGCGCGTTGCTCCGGCGGCCGGAGTTCTACCCGCTCTGGTTCCCGTTCCCAATTATCTTCGTCCCAAGTTTCCTCGATATCATCTGGCTCGGGTGTGCGTTGAGCCGGCGGTTGCATGGGCACTCGTGTGGCTGAAGGCAGCTGATTTTCTGGACGGACGATAGGGGGGGGTTGGAACGCGTTGTCTTTTTCCCAGGGGGCGCTGCCAATGCCAACTTGTTCGAGTAGGCCAACTGAAAGCTGACTGAGGCGTTCCTCGGCTCCTTCATAAACGATCAATCGATCGGGACCGCTACTAACAATTTCTTCGATCGGCAGCTCATAGGTACTGAGGACACGATCGGGAATCAGGGGATAGCCAAACGTTGCGATCGTGAGCGACGCTAGCTTGCCATTATCAACATCAAATTTAAATCCCCGGACTTTACCTAAGGCCTCGCCCGTTTCCGTAATGACTTCACAGTTAATCAAGCTGTTGTAGCGTTCGGTATCAACTTCTTCAATAACGTCTTCGTTTTCCACCAAGATGACATCGCCAATCTGCCGCACACTCGTTAGCAGCATCTCTTGCGTTGAGCCATAGAACAAACTGGGGCGCAGACTCATGGCCACAATTTCTTGGCTATCTACATCAACCCAAAGCTGACTGACCACCCCCAATCGGCGTCCATTGGAACGGGTGATGACCTGGGTGCCCAGAAGGTCGGCGCGCTGACGATACTCTGCAGTCATTCTCGTTGGCAATCCTAGATGGTTTAAGTCTGCTCCAGTGTATCAAACTGTGTTCTGGGTGACGCGATTGAAGCAGGTGTGGGTTTCCGATTGTTACGGGTGGGTCATAATTGGCTGCTCGGATCCTGGAGAAAACCGCTTTGGGGGACGCCGTTAGGCGGAGCGTTTCACCCCTAATTTCACCCCTAAGCCAACGACTAATAAGGGCGTTAACCAGTTGCCAAGTTGGGTGTATGGCGTCAGGTGGTGGCGCCGATATACGCGATCGCTGTGGCTGACCAACTGGTGTGGTGTGGAGCGCCAAACGACTTTCCCGTGGGGGGTGATGATGCTGGAATACCCTGTATTTGTGGCTCGTACTGCCCAGCGATCGAGTTCGATCGATCGCATAATATCGTGGGCTTGATGTTGGGCCATTAACACCTCGCTGTATGGGTCAAGATTCGATGCCGTGATGATCAGATTGGCGCCTTGTTTGACTTGATTGCGAAACAGATGGGGGAAGGCGGACTCATAACAGATGCCGATGGCGGCGCGGCCAAACTCCGTCTCAAAAATTTGATGGCTGTGGCCCGGCAGCAAAAAACTTCGGAGGGGGGAAAGCCGTCCGATGACTTTCCCCAGGATTGGTTCGAGCGGCATCGATTCCCCCAGCGGGACGAGTTTCACCTTGTCATAATGGCTGATGGTTTGGCCGGTCGCGTCGAGGGAAAATAACCGCTGTGTTGGTCGCAGTTTGCCATCGTTGCCTCTGGCGCGGCCAAAGCTACCGAGCCAGAGGGGAATGTTGGTCTGGGCGATGGCTTGTTCGAGAATCGCCGGTTTTTCCTGCTCCCAGTTGAATGGGAGTGCACCTTCGGGTGTGAGCACCGCATCGACGCCCTGTTGGGCCAGCTCGCGATAACCGTTGGTATAGTTGCGAATTGCCTGTTTAATTCCGGCACCGGAAAGTTTGATCCGGGTCGGTATGTTGCCCTGAATAATCCCGATATTCAGGGCTTGGTTGGTGGCGTTGTTGAGCGGTTGAAAGTACAAGGCCGCGCCGATACTATGGCTGACGATTAAGGTGGTAAAGGCTGCAGTGAGCATTGTGCTGCGAGGGACTTGCCAGCGCCACCCCCCGGGATAAAGACCTTTGGGGGGGAGCTTCAAGTTGGCCGGTCGGAGTGCTTCGGCCACTAGTCCATTGACGGCGACGATTAAGGCGCTAATGGTCAAATTCCCCGATAGTTGACCTAAATGCAATAGCCAGAGATTGCCCGGACTTTGGGTATAGCTGAGGGCGGTCCAATCGAGGGGTGTGAGCGATCGGCCAGCTTCGATCGTGCACCAGAGTGCGACGCCTGCCAGTACCCGCTCGCCGGCATTCAGGGTAAATTGCCGTTCTAGCCAACGTAAACCACTGCCCCATAGCAGCACAGAGGCAATGCCCCAACCGGTAATAAAGGTCCAGGCAAAGGCGACGATCGCCACACTCCCAGCCCAGGGAATGCCCATCCAAGTTAGGGGATGCAGGCCGGTAATCCAACTCAGGGAAATTCCGTGATAGGCCAGGCTCCAGCAAATCAGTGGCCACTTGATGCCTCGACGTTGTGCCCCCGCTGTTTGCCCTGGGGCTTGGGGAAACACAATCCACCATAGGGGAATTAAGCTGACCCAGGCAAATCCCCACCAATTGAGTGGGGCCGGAGCCAGGCTCATTGTGAGACCACTGAGCAGCGCCAGCAGCGATCGCCATTTCAACCGTTGTTGCCACGATCGTTGAGGTGGGTGCTGTTGCTCCGGCGTTGGTGTTGGCTGGGGTGGTGCGGTCATCGCGGTGCGTTGTTGGGACTTAGGCATGACAGAGCGATCGCTCCATCCGGTGCAATCCACCGGCATCGGTCATTTGTTCAAACCGGTGGCTGGTTTTACTACAGCTAATGTGGTAGCCCAATTGGCTCAGCCAACGTTTGCCTTGGAGATTGTTATAGGTGACATCCAAGCTGACATTGCGGCAATTCTGTTCCTGTGCCAGCGCTTCGGTGTCATTTAAGAGTGCTGTGCCTAAGCCTTTGTGACGGAGTTCTGGGGTAATGCTGAGGCTCAAAATATAGTAAGAGTCCGCTGCCACATCCTGTTTAATTCGTGTCATATCAGCGAGATTAACCAAGATGCGCGGCACCCGCTTGAGCGGCAAGATATTCGCCATGACCGCTTGCATGCGTGCCTCGGCTTGTTTTTTGACGCTGCCAGGATAGCCCAGGACCAGTCCCGCTGGTTGTTCATCGACTTCAATGATTTGGGTGTATTCATAGCTTAGGGCATGACTCGGGACCACAAACGCTTGATGTAGTGCAGCTTTTGCCTTTTCGGGTTTCAACGCAAAAATATAGCTAAAGAGTCCCGGCCCCGCCGCAAAAATCAGCTCCGTGGCCCAGTCGACATCAGTCGATTCGGCCTCTCGAATACTTAAGCGCTCAACTGGAAACTGCAAACTCATATTGTGCCCGATCGCACACAGTCGTCGTGGTTCAGGAATATTCCAGTCTAGAAACTGGCTCTAGGGACTGGATAATGATGCTGGCACAGATAGAAAAGTGGGGGCAGCACTGCGTTTAACAGTAACACCCCCAATCCATTAAAACGAATTTTGCCTTAGCTGGATTCAGTCATAAGTATGACCATTCACACCTAGCGGCGCAGTCAACGGGTTTGGCTGCGTTATTTCCCAGCGGCCTGAGCGGCAACTTCGGCGGCGAAGTCTTCTTGCTTGACTTCGATACCTTCGCCCAAGACGAAGCGCGTGAAGCGACGGACCTGAATATTCTCGCCTAATGCGGCGACTTGCTCAGTTACGAGGTCGCCCACCGTCTTATCTTGGTCTTTGATGTAAGGCTGGTCCAGCAGACACATTTCCTTCAGGCGCTTGCTGATGCGACCAGCAACGATCTTTTCCTTGATCTCAGCTTTCTTGCCGCCCAGATCATCTTTGCCCATTTCGACGGCTTTTTCGCTTTCGACAACCGATGCTGGAATGTCTTCTTGCTTAACGTACTCGACGTTCGGGCAAGCGGCAATTTGCATCGCGACGTTATTGACCAATTCCTTAAAGGCATCGTTGCGTGCAACGAAGTCAGTCTGACAGTTGACTTCGACCAAAACGCCGATCCGACCGCCAGTGTGGATATATTGACCGACCATGCCTTCAGCGGCGACTTTACCAGCTTTTTTGCCAGCGGAAGCGATCCCCTTCTGACGCAGCCATTCGACGGACTTATCCATGTCGCCGCCGTTCTCTTTCAACGCCTTTTTGCAGTCCATCATGCCTGCGCCGGTTTTATCGCGCAGTTCCTTTACTGCCTTTGCGGAAATATCTGCCATGGTGCTGTTCCTGAATTCTCTAATATTTTGATGTGTTTCAATACCGGCGATCGGCTTGCGGGTCCCCGAACTTGTCTTAGGTGTTCACCCGAGCTTGGTCCCCATACAACAATATTCAAGGCATCCCATATTGCATGAATGCCTTGAACCATTGTTTCAAATCCTACCAGCTAAGCCCGAGTAGTCCGTCGAACAAATTTAACTCGACTGGCAAACCATTGGATCATCGTGCCATCGCTTACCGGGCTGAGCTCAGATGGGATTTATTCCGCTGCCGGTGCGGCTTCGCCTTCGGTTTCAGCGGCGGGTGCAGCTTCGGGTGCAGCCTCGGGAACGGCGGCGACAGCTGCTTCACTTTCTTCGGCTGCTTCTTCGGCAGCAGCAGCTGGGATATCCTCAACTGCGGCGGCAAATTCGGCGGCATCGCCTTCAACCGGCGCAATCTCACCGTGGCGACCTTCATAAATCGCATCAGCGAGGCGACCGACCAATAGCTTGATCGAGCGAATTGCATCATCGTTGGCCGGGATGGGCACATCGACGACATCCGGGTCGCAGTTCGTATCCAAGAGTGCCACGATGGGAATCCCCAACTTTTGGCATTCCGCGACGGCGTTGTATTCACGGCGTTGGTCCACCATGATCACGACGTCAGGAATCTTGCGCATGTTTTTGATGCCGCCCAGATACTTCTGGAGCTTATCCATTTCCCGGCGGAGCATGGAGGCTTCTTTCTTCGGCAATAGATCAAGTGCACCGGTAGCTTCACGGCGCTCGAGATCCTTGAGCCGCTCGGCACGTGTTTTGATTGTGGCCCAGTTGGTCAACATGCCACCCAGCCAGCGCTGGTTGATGTAGTAGCTACCGCAGCGCGCTGCTTCCTCGGCAATGATGCCTGCAGCTTGACGCTTGGTCCCAACGAACAAGAATTTTTTGCCGGATTCGGCTTGACCCCGCACAAAGTTGAAGGCGGAATCCATTAACTGGGCCGTTTGAACCAAGTCAATGATGTGGACGCCATTGCGGGAGGTGAAGATGTACTGATCCATCTTCGGATTCCAACGGCGGGTTTGGTGTCCGAAGTGGACACCAGATTCCAGCATTTGTGCCAAAGAGACTACTGGCATAATTTTGTGTTTCTCCTTTCGGGTTTAATCCTCCATCCAGGTGTACCTGTCGGATGAACTGATTCGTTACGCGATCGAAGGAAGACATAGAGGCGTTCATTCCCGTCCGTTCCGGCACAATTCACTGATTCCGCTCAAGCACCCGAAATCCCGGATGTGTGAATTTTTGACAGCTTGACTAGGGTAGCATAAATGACTACCACTACAGCATACAAGCACTTAAGATTTGGGCGATTTTCCGGACATCGGTGCCTTTGAGGAATTCAAATTCAAGTTCCCCCATCCCCGATACCCAGAGTTTGAATTCAGCGTCCAGATCAAAGGTCCCGGCGGTTTCGATGCTGAAGCCAGAGATTTTTGTGTACGGAATGACGAGGTAGTCAGATTTTTTACCCCGAATTCCTTGGATGTCAATATTGATGATGCGACGATCGGTTAGCACCAGTCGATCGCGCACAGATTTGTATTCTGCGAGGACTTCTTCGCCCTGGACCAGCAGAAATTCGTAGCGTTTGAGCCCAGTTCCAGGGCGTTCTTCCGTCAGGTTGGCAATTTTTTTGAGTGAATTGATCATCGGCCGCTATTGGGAAATATGCCTTAATTTTGCCGCAGGGCCGATTGTCTGACCGGTGTGGAATGCCGTCATTTCATCGGTTTTATGCTGTGGTCGTGGCGATTGCGGTTGAATGCAGCGGCGGTTGTGGGGCATGAATTGGGAGCAATATGGTGATGCTTGTGCCGGATTCGGGGCTTGATTCGACTTCTAACTGACCATTGTGGCGCTCGGTGATGATCTGATGGCTCATGGTCAGTCCCATGCCTTTATTGATCCCTACGGGTTTAGTGGTAAAGAAGGGATCGAAGATTTGGGGTTGAATGGCTGCTGGTATGCCCGGCCCATTGTCGGAAATTCGAATAGTGATATTGTTGCCTGTCTGAAATGTTTCCACCGTGATTTCGGGGTCGGCAATCGTCGCTAGTTCGGCGTTATTGTCGCTGTTTGCGTTGGTTTTACTCGCCTCGATTGATTCGATCGCATTGGTGAGAATATTCAAGCAGACTTGATTCAGTTGACTGGGATAACAACTGAGCCGTGGGATGTCACCATACCGCTTGGTGACTTTGATAATCGGTGGGTGCGATTTTTGGAGTCGGTTTTCCAGTAATAGCAAGGTGCTATCTAACGCCTCATGTAGATGGTAAGTGCGATATTCCGAGTGGTTTAAGTTCGCAAATGTCCCGAGACTTGCGACAATTGCCTGGAGACGTTCCGTGCCTGTACTCATGGACCGTAACATTTTGGGTAAGTCTGACAAGATGAAGGGTAAATCAGTCTGGCTGACGCGACTTTTTAAGGCCGGACTAGGCTCGGGATATTCTTGCTGGTATAGGCTCAAAATTTCCGTGATTTCGTGCATATCCTTGGCCAGATACTTGAGATTGCCCTGGATGAAATTAATTGGATTGTTGAATTCGTGGGCAATCCCTGCAACCATTGTGCCGAGACTCGATAGTTTTTCTGTCTGGATGAGTTGATGTTGCAGTTGTTTGAGATTCTGGAGCGTTTTGGCCAGATCGGCTTCTGATGCTTGGCGATCGCAGACTTCTTGGGCTAAGCGTTGATTGCTCTCAATCAAACTTTGGTTGAGCTGGTGCAGTCGCAGGTGGTGGCGGACTCGGACGATAATCTCGCGGCGTTCGAAGGGCTTGGTGATGTAGTCCACCGCACCGAGCTTGAGCCCTTTTACTTTATTGGCGGTATCGGCGAGCGCTGTCAGAAAGATGACCGGGATATCGCATGTGTGGACTTGGCGTTTGAGGCGGAGGCAGGTTTCAAAACCGTCCATCTCCGGCATCATCACATCGAGCAAAATTAGGTTGGGTGGGGCATGTTCGACTTTTTGCAGCGCACTGGCGCCACTTTGAGCCACCACGACTTCCCAGCCTTCAGCGTCTAAACAAGCGAATAAGACTTCGAGATTGGTGGGATTATCATCAACGATTAAGACGCGGTTGTTCATTGGGCTGGCGGTTGGCATAGGGCATTTTCACGGTGCTGCTGCAAGAACAGCATGAGATGCTGTTCTTGGAATGTGGCCGCAAATTCCTGAATAGTTTGAAAAAAGATGACTTGTTCGGGATGGTTCTGGCCGTATTGCTGGGCTTGCTGTTTGATTTGTTTGAGGTTGCCTTGGAGGGCGAGTTCATAGAAGTGGTTAATCACATCGATCGCTGGAGCCCTATTGCTTGCCTGTGGTTCGGGTCGATGGCTACCGCCTGTGACCGACCCCAATGGTTGACGATAGTCCCATGTCAAGTGCAAGTGGGTTTTGAGTTGTTGGAAGAGCTGTTCGGCCTGAATCGGCTTGGGCAAAAAATCTTGCCCCCCAGCCGTAAGACTTGCTTCATAATCAGCGGCGGTAATATTGGCGGATGATGCAATGATTGCTACTTTTTTATAAGTTTCAATCGTGCGGATTTGGTGAATCAATTCAATCCCGTCCATGCCAGGCATCACGAGATCAGTAATCACTAGATCCGGACAAGACTGGGCCATTTGCGCTAAAGCGGCTTGGCCATGCGCTGCTTCTTGCACGATGAAGCCGATGCTAGTGAGTAAGTGATTGAGTACCGAGCGATTTTCCCAGCGATCGTCCACCACCAGAATGGTTCGAGCTCGACCTCGAAAGCCCATAATTTTTTCCGCGGCTTGCTTGCGTTGTTGTTGCCAATTGTGGGCCACGGGTAATGTCAGATCAAACCAAAAGTGACTGCCGGTCTGGGGCTGACTTTCGACCTGTAATTCGCCCCCCATCATTGTGACAATTTGATGGCTAATGGCGAGGCCGAGGCCGGTGCCAGCCGATCGCTGCTGTTGATCACCTAATTGTTCAAACGGTTGGAAGATCTTTTGAATTTGGTTGTGGTTCATCCCCACCCCGGTATCTCGAACGGAGAACCGTAGCCGATGCAGGCTGGGATCGTCTACGGTCGGGGGTATCGCTGGAGCGTCGGTGGAAATTGGTTTAACGGTGAGAGTAATTGAGCCGGTTGGTGTGAATTTAATGGCATTGCTTAAGAGATTAAACAGTACCTGTCGCAGCCGGCGGCTATCGCTGCGGATGCCTGTGGGGATATTGCGATCGATGTTGCAGTGGAGTTGTAGATTTTTCTGGCTGGCCTGCGGGTAGAACATTTCCTCTATTTCTTTGAGGAAGGTTGGTAAATTAAAGTCCGTGGCTTCTAGCGTAAATTTGCGGGCTTCAATTTTTGCGAGATCGAGAATGTCATTAATTAGGTCCAATAAGTGCGAGCCACATTGCTGCATGACGTGGAGACCATGTTTTTGCTGATGGTTGAAATTTTCGGAACGGAGCAAAATCTGGGCGTAGCCTAAAATGCCGTTTAATGGTGTCCGCAATTCGTGGCTCATTTTGGCCAGGAAATCGCTTTTGGCCGCATTGGCAATCTCTGCGAGTTGCTTTGAACGTTGTAAATAGGTATGTTCTTGTTCGTGTAAGCGCCAGAGGCCGACTAGTAATGCCGCACTGAAGGCGGCTAAAAGCAGGGCCATAAAATCTAAGATGCGCAATTGTGACTCAATATTGTTAGCCGGAATGACCAAGCCAACGGACCAATTCGCCTGTTGCAGTGGCAGCGAAGCGACATAAACGGACTGACCATCGAGCTCTGTCTTAATCATGCGTGATTGACGATTCACCATGCTGACGGCAATTTTGCTGAGAGCGGGGTCTTGATTTCTGATGAGGGATGGCGCGGGTTCATTCAGATTACCCATGAGTTGGGGGTTGGGATGGACGATCGGCATCCCCGTCGAATTAAGCGCAAAGGCATAGCTCCCATGACCATATTCTAAGTTTTCAATCACCTGTTCTAATTGCTTAATGTCAATTAATCCGGCCAGTACACCGATCGGTTGACGCTGCTGCGGCGATCGAATGGGGGCAGTAATGGCCACAATTGTGGTTTGATTGACGGTTCTGGATCGGACGGGATCGGAGATGTCACTTTTGCCCGCCAAAG comes from the Romeriopsis navalis LEGE 11480 genome and includes:
- a CDS encoding hybrid sensor histidine kinase/response regulator, which produces MDNDRRHSATPNRIIDRFAQSWLTQSSARIIARAQPRNYFSRPLIVSIILLVSVTGIISHQVVRRAILQNIQTNAKLRVESGTAKIDQWLALKRSNVETLANTPAARSMAWPTFGPYIKPEVKRLSGFYYFSMIAPDGSYYSSKSGRAVGKNLRDRKHVRNALAGKSDISDPVRSRTVNQTTIVAITAPIRSPQQRQPIGVLAGLIDIKQLEQVIENLEYGHGSYAFALNSTGMPIVHPNPQLMGNLNEPAPSLIRNQDPALSKIAVSMVNRQSRMIKTELDGQSVYVASLPLQQANWSVGLVIPANNIESQLRILDFMALLLAAFSAALLVGLWRLHEQEHTYLQRSKQLAEIANAAKSDFLAKMSHELRTPLNGILGYAQILLRSENFNHQQKHGLHVMQQCGSHLLDLINDILDLAKIEARKFTLEATDFNLPTFLKEIEEMFYPQASQKNLQLHCNIDRNIPTGIRSDSRRLRQVLFNLLSNAIKFTPTGSITLTVKPISTDAPAIPPTVDDPSLHRLRFSVRDTGVGMNHNQIQKIFQPFEQLGDQQQRSAGTGLGLAISHQIVTMMGGELQVESQPQTGSHFWFDLTLPVAHNWQQQRKQAAEKIMGFRGRARTILVVDDRWENRSVLNHLLTSIGFIVQEAAHGQAALAQMAQSCPDLVITDLVMPGMDGIELIHQIRTIETYKKVAIIASSANITAADYEASLTAGGQDFLPKPIQAEQLFQQLKTHLHLTWDYRQPLGSVTGGSHRPEPQASNRAPAIDVINHFYELALQGNLKQIKQQAQQYGQNHPEQVIFFQTIQEFAATFQEQHLMLFLQQHRENALCQPPAQ
- the rpsB gene encoding 30S ribosomal protein S2, translated to MPVVSLAQMLESGVHFGHQTRRWNPKMDQYIFTSRNGVHIIDLVQTAQLMDSAFNFVRGQAESGKKFLFVGTKRQAAGIIAEEAARCGSYYINQRWLGGMLTNWATIKTRAERLKDLERREATGALDLLPKKEASMLRREMDKLQKYLGGIKNMRKIPDVVIMVDQRREYNAVAECQKLGIPIVALLDTNCDPDVVDVPIPANDDAIRSIKLLVGRLADAIYEGRHGEIAPVEGDAAEFAAAVEDIPAAAAEEAAEESEAAVAAVPEAAPEAAPAAETEGEAAPAAE
- the lnt gene encoding apolipoprotein N-acyltransferase → MPKSQQRTAMTAPPQPTPTPEQQHPPQRSWQQRLKWRSLLALLSGLTMSLAPAPLNWWGFAWVSLIPLWWIVFPQAPGQTAGAQRRGIKWPLICWSLAYHGISLSWITGLHPLTWMGIPWAGSVAIVAFAWTFITGWGIASVLLWGSGLRWLERQFTLNAGERVLAGVALWCTIEAGRSLTPLDWTALSYTQSPGNLWLLHLGQLSGNLTISALIVAVNGLVAEALRPANLKLPPKGLYPGGWRWQVPRSTMLTAAFTTLIVSHSIGAALYFQPLNNATNQALNIGIIQGNIPTRIKLSGAGIKQAIRNYTNGYRELAQQGVDAVLTPEGALPFNWEQEKPAILEQAIAQTNIPLWLGSFGRARGNDGKLRPTQRLFSLDATGQTISHYDKVKLVPLGESMPLEPILGKVIGRLSPLRSFLLPGHSHQIFETEFGRAAIGICYESAFPHLFRNQVKQGANLIITASNLDPYSEVLMAQHQAHDIMRSIELDRWAVRATNTGYSSIITPHGKVVWRSTPHQLVSHSDRVYRRHHLTPYTQLGNWLTPLLVVGLGVKLGVKRSA
- a CDS encoding hybrid sensor histidine kinase/response regulator; the encoded protein is MPTASPMNNRVLIVDDNPTNLEVLFACLDAEGWEVVVAQSGASALQKVEHAPPNLILLDVMMPEMDGFETCLRLKRQVHTCDIPVIFLTALADTANKVKGLKLGAVDYITKPFERREIIVRVRHHLRLHQLNQSLIESNQRLAQEVCDRQASEADLAKTLQNLKQLQHQLIQTEKLSSLGTMVAGIAHEFNNPINFIQGNLKYLAKDMHEITEILSLYQQEYPEPSPALKSRVSQTDLPFILSDLPKMLRSMSTGTERLQAIVASLGTFANLNHSEYRTYHLHEALDSTLLLLENRLQKSHPPIIKVTKRYGDIPRLSCYPSQLNQVCLNILTNAIESIEASKTNANSDNNAELATIADPEITVETFQTGNNITIRISDNGPGIPAAIQPQIFDPFFTTKPVGINKGMGLTMSHQIITERHNGQLEVESSPESGTSITILLPIHAPQPPLHSTAIATTTA
- a CDS encoding PH domain-containing protein, with translation MINSLKKIANLTEERPGTGLKRYEFLLVQGEEVLAEYKSVRDRLVLTDRRIINIDIQGIRGKKSDYLVIPYTKISGFSIETAGTFDLDAEFKLWVSGMGELEFEFLKGTDVRKIAQILSACML
- a CDS encoding PRC-barrel domain-containing protein is translated as MTAEYRQRADLLGTQVITRSNGRRLGVVSQLWVDVDSQEIVAMSLRPSLFYGSTQEMLLTSVRQIGDVILVENEDVIEEVDTERYNSLINCEVITETGEALGKVRGFKFDVDNGKLASLTIATFGYPLIPDRVLSTYELPIEEIVSSGPDRLIVYEGAEERLSQLSVGLLEQVGIGSAPWEKDNAFQPPPIVRPENQLPSATRVPMQPPAQRTPEPDDIEETWDEDNWEREPERVELRPPEQRARQQMRQEPENWSEDYREDDNRYPEPFEQTPPQSDFQDVEYAEVIESAPAPTSAPAPSVAEPPAEVDVEASVAAAESDESTGSDADPWAPETSDPPSDYKPQAFTIPETVKQPEPEFEE
- the tsf gene encoding translation elongation factor Ts, whose product is MADISAKAVKELRDKTGAGMMDCKKALKENGGDMDKSVEWLRQKGIASAGKKAGKVAAEGMVGQYIHTGGRIGVLVEVNCQTDFVARNDAFKELVNNVAMQIAACPNVEYVKQEDIPASVVESEKAVEMGKDDLGGKKAEIKEKIVAGRISKRLKEMCLLDQPYIKDQDKTVGDLVTEQVAALGENIQVRRFTRFVLGEGIEVKQEDFAAEVAAQAAGK
- a CDS encoding GNAT family N-acetyltransferase, whose protein sequence is MSLQFPVERLSIREAESTDVDWATELIFAAGPGLFSYIFALKPEKAKAALHQAFVVPSHALSYEYTQIIEVDEQPAGLVLGYPGSVKKQAEARMQAVMANILPLKRVPRILVNLADMTRIKQDVAADSYYILSLSITPELRHKGLGTALLNDTEALAQEQNCRNVSLDVTYNNLQGKRWLSQLGYHISCSKTSHRFEQMTDAGGLHRMERSLCHA